In a genomic window of Magnolia sinica isolate HGM2019 chromosome 14, MsV1, whole genome shotgun sequence:
- the LOC131225177 gene encoding uncharacterized protein LOC131225177 — protein sequence MRNPSLPLKFAFVFSFSLAISASSSTSPSFLPFSFIRSPTSHSSPKTAASNLLSLLGSQEQAARIKLKEAEDLRSCLRFLVPFSPNSSEKFQKLSLGCRDLIDGRRRLTEREEDELVWWPPEPVMELARLAVDSGGDPAAIHRALDPTTLPVPDVDGCKEDRCELTRTPYGRRFVNEELNSYLAFLFEIIVTRGPSVGLNVSLNRYDLFHGHLFLATDSGRLGILFHAREYPAYEKEVFPYQMGYCQTGSNVKYDDSMNLRNILWLAPLPSDVTKAWLAPGVLVVLDARPEGIIYKTLVPEYVDFVRTIYEEDFGDAVVDVNYFNVENATAGNQIFIC from the exons ATGAGAAATCCCTCTCTCCCCCTCAAATTCGCGTTcgtcttctccttctctctcgcaATCTCTGCTTCCTCTTCaacatctccttcctttctccccTTCTCTTTCATCAGATCGCCGACATCTCATTCTTCTCCCAAGACAGCAGCTTCtaatcttctctctcttctcggGAGCCAAGAACAAGCGGCGAGGATCAAGCTCAAGGAAGCCGAGGACCTGAGATCTTGCCTGCGGTTTCTCGTCCCGTTTTCTCCCAATTCCAGCGAGAAATTCCAGAAACTCTCGCTCGGATGTCGAGATCTGATCGATGGACGACGGAGATTGACGGAGAGGGAGGAGGACGAGCTGGTGTGGTGGCCGCCGGAGCCGGTGATGGAGCTGGCCAGGCTGGCTGTGGATTCCGGGGGAGATCCGGCCGCGATTCACCGAGCGCTCGATCCGACAACGTTGCCG GTACCTGACGTCGATGGATGCAAGGAGGACCGATGTGAGCTCACAAGAACTCCATATGGGCGGCGCTTCGTTAATGAG GAATTGAACTCATACCTTGCATTCTTGTTTGAAATAATTGTTACTCGCGGTCCCTCAGTTGGATTGAATGTATCACTGAATCGCTATGACTTGTTCCATGGTCACCTCTTCCTCGCCACGGACTCTGGAAGGCTTGGCATATT GTTCCATGCCAGAGAATACCCAGCCTATGAAAAGGAAGTGTTCCCTTATCAAATGGGATACTGCCAAACGG GATCTAATGTGAAGTATGATGACTCAATGAATCTAAGGAACATTCTTTGGTTGGCTCCATTGCCCAGTGATGTCACAAAAGCTTGGTTGGCACCTG GAGTGCTGGTGGTCCTGGATGCTCGTCCAGAAGGGATCATTTATAAAACTCTGGTACCAGAATATGTCGATTTTGTGAGAACCATCTATGAAG AGGATTTTGGGGATGCTGTGGTTGATGTGAACtacttcaatgtggaaaatgcAACTGCGGGCAACCAGATTTTCATTTGTTGA
- the LOC131225243 gene encoding uncharacterized protein LOC131225243 — translation MAEYDLIDRRSDRWKSKFRALQLRIRDRFRVAVDRHRRWQRFSDSNDSSLLQRWILRLRSLRRASSLPPTPFYRKRVSTDVDAIEDSIIVRMLQGLAVPILGNACHVFMHGLNRVQIYGAEKLHQALLQRSEGKPLITVSNHVAAVDDPFVIASLLPPSVLLDANSLRWTLCATDRCFSNPVTSAFFRCVKVLPVSRGDGVYQKGMDMALSKLNQGGWVHIFPEGSRSRDGGRTMGSAKRGVGRLVMDADNIPIVLPFVHTGMEDIMPIGTHFPKIGKMVTVLIGDPIHFDDLLLTNDDAQHISRETLYDVVSSRIGQRLHELKIQVERLALEQLSEVRDYSLQNTKRANGILQQVDWEAFGMGSYVFTDVNSPSLKQAIQTLTKPHLDQSQGAAPPNWHVRMGFSYEGGIVSRIRGYMNPSELMGFAVKGLFMNGRTSKENPISIREVRPLKAWKQYLEGNIFQQWNCM, via the exons ATGGCAGAGTATGATCTGATTGATAGAAGAAGTGATCGCTGGAAATCCAAGTTTCGAGCCTTGCAGCTCCGAATCCGTGATCGATTCCGTGTAGCTGTCGATCGGCATCGGCGCTGGCAGAGGTTCTCCGATTCGAATGATTCATCGTTATTGCAGCGTTGGATTCTTAGACTCCGCAGCCTCCGGAGGGCTTCTTCCCTACCGCCTACTCCGTTCTATCGCAAGAGAG TCAGCACGGATGTTGATGCAATTGAAGACTCGATCATTGTTCGCATGCTTCAAGGTCTGGCTGTTCCTATTCTTGGAAATGCTTGTCATGTCTTTATGCACGGGCTCAACCGTGTCCAG ATATATGGTGCAGAAAAACTACATCAGGCTCTATTACAGAGATCAGAAGGCAAACCTCTTATAACG GTAAGCAACCATGTGGCTGCTGTAGATGACCCATTTGTGATTGCTTCTCTTCTGCCACCAAGTGTGTTATTGGATGCTAATAGCTTGAGATGGACACTGTGTGCAACAGACCGATGTTTTAGCAATCCAGTGACGTCTGCATTCTTTCGATGTGTCAAAGTTTTACCTGTTTCTCGTGGTGATGGTGTTTACCAAAAG GGAATGGACATGGCTCTTTCAAAATTGAACCAGGGTGGGTGGGTTCATATATTCCCAGAGGGAAGTCGTTCTCGGGATGGGGGAAGAACCATGGGGTCTGCCAAGAGAGGTGTTGGAAG GTTGGTGATGGATGCAGACAACATCCCGATAGTTCTCCCCTTTGTGCACACAGGGATGGAAGATATTATGCCCATAGGAACGCACTTCCCAAAAATAGGCAAGATG GTCACAGTGCTCATTGGTGATCCGATCCATTTTGATGATTTACTCCTCACTAATGATGATGCCCAGCATATTTCAAGGGAAACTTTATACGATGTCGTATCATCAAGAATCGGTCAGAGACTCCATGAGCTAAAAATCCAAGTCGAAAGACTAGCTCTTGAACAATTATCTGAAGTCCGTGACTATTCTCTACAGAACACAAAACGCGCAAATGGCATTCTGCAGCAGGTTGATTGGGAAGCATTTGGCATGGGGAGCTATGTATTCACAGACGTCAATTCCCCCTCCTTGAAACAGGCAATCCAGACCCTAACAAAGCCACATCTTGACCAGTCACAAGGGGCTGCCCCTCCTAACTGGCATGTTAGGATGGGTTTCTCGTATGAAGGTGGGATTGTGTCAAGGATCCGTGGTTACATGAATCCGTCTGAGCTGATGGGATTTGCAGTTAAAGGTTTGTTCATGAACGGCAGAACGTCGAAGGAAAATCCTATTAGCATCCGGGAAGTTCGTCCCTTGAAGGCATGGAAGCAGTACTTGGAAGGGAACATATTCCAGCAATGGAATTGCatgtaa